The genomic stretch GGGCCCGTGGCTCTCTCCAAACGTCGTCAGGCGAAACAGTTCGCCGAAGGTATTCATGTCGCGGACTCCCAGAGTTGGCGCTGACGCCGGGCTTGCGCGATGAACCACGCCGCACCCAGCAGCACCGGAGTACCGCCGCGACGGACAATCTCCGCGGCGATGCGCCGGCCCGGGGCGCCGTAGGCGATGACCGCCACACGGGCCCCGTCGAAGCGCAGGTCGTCAGGAGCGGGCACCCTATCGGGCCAGGTCCAGACGCCCGCCCCTGTGAGAGGCGCCTGGATGTCGGCGCGTCGCAAGACGCGCAAGTCGCAGCTCAGCTCCGCCGCCACGGACCGGAGCGCCGAGGTGGCGCCACCGTCCCCCAGGACGAAGACTTCGCGAGCCCCGAGCCGCTCGAGCACCGTGCGGGCGCCGAACGTGTCGGTATTGAAGGATTCCCACCGGTCGCCCCGGCGGACCAGCGTGTTGATGGCGTCCAGCGAGGACCCCGTGTGCTTCGCCAGCCGCAGCTTGAAGGGGCTGGTGACGGCGAAGCCCGCGTAGTGGGGCAGCAATGCGTCCACCACGGCCTCCACGGGCCCGTCCTCTGGCAGGTCGATGCGGTCGAAGGGCTGACGGTGGATGCGCGGCGAGCGCGAGTGGACGATGGACGTCCCCAGGATGCCCAGCCGCAGCGGCGGCGCCACTGTGTACCGGTCCGCGCCGCGCAGCTCTCGCACGACGTCGTCCAGCAGCCGCTGGCCGGGCGCCGCGACCCAGGCGCCTCCCGCCGCGACATAATCCAACACGTTGTTCCGGGCGAGCAGCGCCCGCGTGGGCAACGCCACCGCGCCCATGCCCAGCACCGTGACACGCGTGGCACCGAAGCGCTCCACCATCCGCCGCTGCGTCTCCATCAGTGTGACGAGGTGTGCCGGGTCTGCCATCGGCTCCACATGCTTCACCAGGGCGTCGGCGGGCAGCTCACGTTCCCACAACTGGAGCGCTTCCTCGGTGGATAGCTGCCGGCTCGCGTGGTGCGACGCGAGCAGCTTTCCCGGGGGTGCCGCCAGCGATGCCTGCTGCCCCGACGCGTCCATCAAATCCCTGTCCACGCGCCAGGCCGCGGCCACCCAAGGGGCGGGCAGCGGCTTGCCCCGCTCGGAGACGAGCAACGGCAGCACCGCCGCCAGCGCCTCGGGCGAGATGGCGTCCGGGGCGTGCAGGTCCGTACGGATCTCCAGGACGTCCGCCCCACGGCGCTGGCCGTCGCGCGCGAAGCGGACAGCGTCTTCGCCGATCAGGGTGGGGGGCAGGGTGACGACGCGCCGGGCGGGCGTCACAGGGGCACCTCGGGGGCAAGGCAGCCTCGGAGGAAGTCCTCCAGGGCCACGGTGGGGACGCGGGCGTGCAGAACCTCGCGCTCATTGAACACGGAGGACAATTCTTCTTCGAGCGACACCTCGGCACGCAGCCGCGGGCGTGTCCGGTCCGTGAGCAGCCGCTCACGGTAGGTGTCGAAACATACGGGGACGACCAGGGTGAAGAGCCCGGTCAGCGCGTCCGGATGGTGGGACAGGAAACCGCCTCCCACGGCCACCAGCCCTCCGGCCGGCAGGGCTAGGAGGGCGCTTCGTTCAGCGGCCCGGAACTCTTGCGGCGCTTCGGCCACCCATCTGCGCAGCGGGCGCCCGTGCAGGCGCTCCAGGTGCGCATCCAGGTCCAGCCCGGGCCGCGCGAGCATGCGGGCCACCATGGGCAACAGACGCGACTTGCCCGCGCTCCGGTGGCCGGCGAGCACCACCGTCTGTCCGGAGACGGGGAACAGGGAGGGGCCCGGGCGGGCTACCGCCTCCCTCAGTCCCGGCGCGAGCCGGGGATCCACCGAGGCGAGAATCTGTTCAACGAGGTGCCGCCGCTCCTCAGCGGACGGTGCCGACATAGACGTAGGCGGTGCCGAACGTGAGCGCATGCGCGGACTTTGCCGCGTAGGCCCCGGACTGGTCCATCAGCTCCAGGAACTTGTCACCGGCCGGGAAGGAGGCGGATGTCTTGGGCAAATATTGGTACGCGGCGCGGTTGCCCGTCAGCAGCCCACCGATGGTGGGCATCACCGTCTTGCTGTAGAAGCGGAACAATGCCCCGAAGGCGCCCGTGGGCTGGCCGAACTCCAGCACCACCACGTGACCACCGGGGCGGACCACTCGCGCCATCTCCTTCAGGCACTTCACCGGGTCATCCACGTTGCGGATGCCGAAGGAGATGGAGGCCACGTCGAAGCTGTCCGCCGCGAAGGGCAGGTCCATCGCGTCGGCCACCTGGAAGTCCACCTGGAGGCCCGCCTTCTCCGCCTTGGCGGGGGCGCTCTCAAGCATCTCCGGGCAGAAGTCCGTGCCCACGACACGGCCGGAGACGCCCACCTTGCGCTTGAAGGCCAGGGCCAGGTCGCCGGTGCCCGAAGCGCAGTCGAGGACGCGGTCTCCTTCCTTCGCGGTGCTGAGCCGGACGGCACTCCGGCGCCACAGCCGGTGGATGCCGAACGAGAGGACCTCATTCGTCACGTCGTACTTCGTGGCGATGGAAGAGAACATCTCACGGACTTCAGTAGTCATCGTGCCCTCACGACCTGGGCCGGGCTTTCCGGCCGCCAAAGGTGTCGGTCCACCGCGTCTAGCACGGCTGGCAGCCGTCGCATCAACGTCTCGAAGCGTTCGGGCGTCAGGGCCTGGTGCCCATCGCACATGGCCAGCTCGGGCTTCGGGTGGACTTCAATCAACAATCCATCCGCCCCCGCGGCCGCGGCCGCCAGCGACATGGGGAGGATGAGCGCCGGGTCGCCCGTCGCATGGGACGGGTCGACGATGACGGGCAGGTGGGAGCGCTGCTTCGCCCAGGCCACCGCCGCCAGGTCCAGCGTGTTGCGCAGCTCCGTCTCGAAGGTGCGGATGCCGCGCTCGCACAGCATCACCTGTTCGTTGCCACCGTCGAGGATGTACTCGGCGGCCAGCAGCCATTCCTGCAACGTGGCCGACAGGCCTCGTTTGAGCAGCACGGGCTTGCGCACCTTCCCCAGCGCCCGAAGCAGCGAGTAGTTCTGCATGTTGCGCGCACCCACCTGGAGGATGTCCGTGGACTCCTCCATGAGGGGAATCTGCGCCGACTCCATCACCTCGCTGATGATGGGCATGCCGTGGCGGCGCCCGGCCTCCGCCAGGACGTGCAGGCCCGGCTCGCCCATGCCCTGAAATGCGTAGGGACTGGTGCGAGGCTTGAATACGCCACCGCGCAGGACATGGGCACCCGCGGCGGCCACCACCGAGGCGGCGTGCTGCACCTGCTCCGCGCCTTCCACCGCGCAGGGGCCAGCCATGACGACGAACCCGGGGCCTCCGATTTCCACGGGGCCCACTCGCACGCGAGTGCCTTCGGGCCGCTCCACGCGAAGCACCCGCAGCGCGCCCGGGGCCCGTCCGGACCCGGCTGGTTCGTCTGGCCGCTTGCCTCCCACGGACCCTCCCATTCATGGAGTTCAAGAGGTTTTGAACTCCTTGGTGCATGTATAGCCGAGATGGCTTAGAAGACAACCGAAGGTGATTGCGACGCAATCGCCGATGAGGAACGCTGATGAAGACGCACAATCCCGTTGAGAGCCAGCGCTGGGTGGCCGGAATGACGCCCCTCGCGGTGGTGGATCCGCTCGCGGGTGCGGACGTATTGGGCGTTCCGACCGTCTATTGGGAGCGTCCGCTGGCGCAGGACGCGGCGGCGGGGTGGGGTGAGGCGGCGGTGGTGGAGGCGCAGGACGCCTCCGACATTCCTGGCGTGCTGGCCTCGCTGGGCCGCGCGCAGGTGCGCTGGCTGGGCGAAGCCCCGGAGTCGATGCCGGGCCCCTGGTTTGGCGGCATCCGTTTCGGTGACTCGGGCACGGTGGACACGGCGTGGGCGTCGCACGGTGTGACGCGCTGGACGCTGCCCGAGGTGCTGGTGTTCCGCACGGCGCGCGGCGTGTGCCTGGTGGCGTTCGCGCAGGAAGGCCGCGGGGGTGAGGACCTGGTGCGCTCGCGGCTGGAGCGCGTCCGTGCCTGCTTCCCGGAGGCGTACCGGCATGCGCGCGGCGAGCCCGTGGCGTTGGAGTTGCGCGCGTCGCGGCCGGACTTCGAGGCGCGGGTGCAGCGCGCGCTGGACGCGATTGCGTCCGGGCACCTCCAGAAGGTGGTGCTGGCGCGCCCGCTGGATGCGGAAGGGCCCGCGCCCTTTGATGTGGTGGACGTGCTGGCGCGGCTGCGTGAGCAGAATCCCCGCTGCGCCACCTTCCTGTTCCGCGCGCCGGACGACACGTGTTTCCTGGGCGCGACGCCGGAGACGCTGTGCCGGGTGGACGGTCAGGTGCTGGAGACGGAGGCCCTGGCGGGCACGGCCGCGCCCGGCCATGCGGACGGGCTGCGGGGCCATGACAAGAACGTGCGCGAGCACGCGTCCGTGGTGCGCTACCTCGTCACCGCGTTGACGCCGCTGGCGGAGCAGGTGTCTTCGGACGCGGAGCCCGCGCTGCTGGCCTTGAAGAACGTCGTGCACCTGCGGACGGGGTTTCGCGCCGAGCTGCGGCCGGGGGTGACGCCGGCGCAGGTGGTGGAGGCGCTGCATCCCACGCCGGCCGTGGGTGGTACGCCCCGTGAGCGCGCACTGTCGTTCCTGGTGGAGCACGAAGGCCTGGACCGTGGGTGGTACGCGGGGCCGGTGGGCTGGGTGGGGCCTGGGCGGGCGCACCTGATGGTGGCGCTGCGCTCGGCGCGCGTGAAGGGCGCGAAGGCCCGGCTGTTCGTCGGCGTGGGGCTGGTGGCTGGCTCCAACGCGGACTCGGAGTGGCGGGAGACGGAGATGAAGAGCCTGGCCATGTTGCGGGCCTTGGGAGGCGGGGATGTCGTCCGACGCTAACCTCAACGTGCTGTGGGCGCGCGCGTTGCTGGAAGAGCTCGTGCGCGGTGGGGTTCGTCACGCGGTGGTGTGTCCGGGTTCCCGGTCATCGCCCCTGGCCCTGGCCTGCGCCGGGACGGAGGGGCTGCGCACGTGGTCCGTCATCGACGAGCGCAGCGCGGGCTTCTTCGCCCTGGGGCTCGCGAAGCAGTCGCGCGCGCCGGCCGTGGTGGTGGCGACCAGCGGCACCGCGGGCGCGCACTTCTACCCGGCGGTCATCGAGGCCGCGCTGTCTCACGTGCCCCTGGTGGTGCTGACGGCGGATCGGCCCCTGGAGCTTCAGGGCTGGGGCGCGCCGCAGACCGTGCCACAGGCGCGCTTCTTCGGAGAGCACGCGCGCTTCTACGCGGACCTCGGTCAGCCCGAGGCGCATGACGCGGCGTTGATCCACATGCGTGCCACCGTTGCCCGCGCGGTCGTCAGCGCGTGGCGCACGCCGCGGGGCGCCGTGCAGCTCAACGTCCCGTTCCGCGAGCCGCTGGCCCCCATCGCCGAGCCCTTCGCCGAGGCGTCGCTGAGCGCGCTCGCGAAGTCGGGACGCGCCGGTGCGCCGCTGACGCGCATCGTCCCGCCCGAGCCGGTGCCGGACGCGGCCACCCTGGACGAGGTCCGCCGTAAGATTGCCGCGACCCCTCGCGGCGTCATCGTGTGTGGCCCGCGCGATGAAACGGATGGATTCGCGGCGGCCATCAGCGCGCTGTCGCAGGCCACGGGCTACCCCGTGCTGGCCGAGTCCACCTCGCAGGCCCGTTATGGCGGCGGCCCGCTCACGCTGTCCTATTACGACGCGATGTTGCGGCACGCGCCGTTCGCGAAGGCGCACCGTCCGGAGCTCGTGTTGCGCTTCGGAGGTGGGCTCACGCCGAAGGTGCCTCAGCAGTGGCTGGACGGCTCGGGCGCGGACATCGTCCTCTTCAGCGACGGGGGCGGGCTGTTCGACCCGGCGCACCGCGCATCCACGGTGGTGGAGGGCTCGGCGGTGGCGGCCTGTGAGGCCCTGACGCGAGGGCTCGCGCGTGGCGCGGGTCCATGGGCGCGAGGCTTCCTGGCCGCGGAGCATCGGGTGCGCACGGCGCTGGAGTCCGCGTTCGCGGAGCAGCCCGACATTCTCTCCGAGCCGCGCATCGCTCGCGAGGTGGTGGCGGCGCTTCCGGCGGGCGCGCCGCTCTTCGTGTCCAGCAGCATGCCCATCCGCGACCTGGACGCCTTCGCGCCGGCGGGCACAGTGCCGCTGCGGGTGCTGGCCAACCGGGGGGCCAACGGAATCGACGGCATTGTCTCCAGCGCGCTCGGCATGGCAGCGGCGGCGGGACGTCCCGCGGTGCTGCTCACGGGGGACCTGGCGTTGCTGCATGACGTGGGAGCCTTCGTCACCGCGTCGCGCACGCGAGTGCCGCTCACGGTGGTGGCGGTGAACAACGATGGCGGCGGCATCTTCTCGTTCCTCCCCATCGCCCAGATCGCGCCTCGGGACACGTTCGAGACGCTCTTCGGCACGCCGCATGGTGTGGACCTGTCCCACGCGGCGGCGCTGGGCGGCGCCCGGTTCCACCGGCCGGAGACGCCCGTTGCGCTCAGGTCGGCCGTGCGCGAGGGCCTGGAGGGCGGACTCCACCTGGTGGAAGTGCGCGTGGACCGCAACGCGAATGTGGATGAGCACCGGCGGCTGTTCGCTCGAATGGCGGCCTCACTGGGAGAAGGACCATGGGCGTGAAGCTGGCCTACGAGACGTGGGGTGAGGGCTCCCGTCCGCTCGTGTTGCTGCATGGCTTCACCGGCAGCCGCAGGGCCTTCGACGGGCTGCGTCCGCTCCTGGGCCGCGACGTGCGCGCGGTGGCGGTGGACCTTCCCGGCCATGGGGCCACGCCGCTGCCGGACCAGCGGGGGCGTGAGGCCTTCGTGGAAACGGTGGACGCGCTCGTCGCGCTGGTGGACTCGCTGGGCCAGGGGCCCGTGGATCTGCTGGGCTATTCGCAGGGGGCACGCGTGGCGCTTGCGGCGGCCGTGCGCGCGCCGGACCGCTTCGGCCGGCTCATCATGGAGAGCGGTTCGCCCGGGCTGCACCGGCGCCAGGAGCGCGCGGCCCGGCGTGAAGCGGACGGACAGCTGGCGGCCTTCATTCGTTCGCGAGGCGTGGACGCCTTCGTGGACCGCTGGGAGCAGCTGCCGCTGTTCGACGGCCTGCGCCAGCTTCCGCAGGAGCGCAAGGACGCGCTGTGCTCACAGCGCCGCGCCTGCACGGCGGAGGGTCTCGCTGGTGCGCTGGAGTGCCTGGGCCTGGGCGTCCAGCCGGATTTCTGGCCCGCGCTGCACGCCCAGCGGCTGCCCACGCTCCTGCTGACGGGCGCGGCGGATTCGAAGTTCACCCAGATTGCCCGCCGCATGGCCACGGAGCTGCCGGTGGTCTGGCGCCACGCTTTCGAAGGCTGTGGCCACGCGCCGCACCTGGAAGCGCCGGAGGCCTATGCCCGTGAAGTCCTCGGGTTCCTCCAGACGCCCTGGTACGAGGCCCCGCAGTTCGACAGCCCCATGACCGTGAGCGAGGGAAGGGTGACGTCGTGAGCACGTCGGTTCCGGCGCCGGGCCCGCTGTCGGTGAAGCCCCGTCCCGGGGTGAAGCACTGGGTGATGGCGGCGCGTCCCAAGACGCTGACGGCGGCGCTGGTGCCGGTGTTGGTGGGCACGGGGCTCGCGTTCGGCTCGGGCGTGGGGCGCCTGCTGCCCGCGCTGGCGGCGCTGCTGGGCGCGGTGCTCATCCAGATTGGCACCAACTTCATCAACGACTACTACGACTTCAAGAAGGGCGCCGACACGCACGAACGGCTGGGCCCTCAGCGCGTGACGCAGAGTGGCCTCATCGCGCCGGGCACCGTGCTGGCGGGCGCGGGTGTGTGCTTCGCGCTGGCCACGGCGGTGGGCCTGTACCTGGTGGCGGTGGGGGGCTGGCCCATCATCGCCATCGGCCTGGCGTCGCTGCTGTGCGGCTACGCGTACACGGGCGGTCCCTTCCCCCTGGGCTACAACGGCCTGGGAGACGTGTTCGTCTTCATCTTCTTCGGCCTGGTGGCGGTGACGGGGACCTACTACGTGCAGGCGGGGACGGTGGACCCCGCGGCGTGGTGGGCGGCGGTTCCCGTGGGGGCCAGCGGCACGATGCTCATCGTCGTCAACAACCTGCGCGACGTGACGACGGACGTGAAGGCTGGCAAGCGCACCCTGGCGGTCCGCTTCGGCACGGGCGTGGGGAAGGCGGAGTACATCCTGCTGCTGGTGCTGTCGTACGCCACGCCCTTCGCGATGTACGCGCTGAAGCTGGCCAGCCCCTGGGTGTTCCTGTCCCTGCTGAGCCTGCCCCTGGCGGTTCCCCCGCTGCAGCGGGTGCTGAGGCAGGAGGGCGCGGCGCTGAATCCGGCCCTGGGGTCCACGGCCAGACTGCAGCTCGTGTTTGGAGTGCTGTTCGCGTTGGGCCTCTACCTGCGATGATGTGAGTCCATGCGGATTGCCCAGGTTTCGCTCATTCCCCTCCGGTTGGAGCTGCGCCAGCCCCTGAAGACGTCTCAAGGGGCGCACGCGGTACGAGAAGGCTTCCTCGTTCGCGTCCTCGACGAGGAGGGGCGCGAAGGTCTGGGCGAAGCGATGCCGTTGCCGGCGTTCGGCACCGAGTCGCTCGAAGATTGTGGCGTGACGCTGAACGCCTGGCTGTCCGAGCTGAAGGGCCAGTTCCTGGGCGACTCGGTCCGGGCCATCGAGGACACGTTGTCGCCGTTCCCCCCTGCCGTGGCGCGAGGCGACGGCGTGCGCATCCGGGCACGTCAGGTGACGCCAGTGGGCCCCATGCCGGCCGCGGAACACGCGCTGGAGCTGGCGCTGCTGGACCTGCTCGCGCAACGCCAGGGTGTGCCGCTGTGTTGGCTGCTGGCGGAGGAGTCGCGGACGGAAGTGGCGGTGAACGCGCTGCTGGGCGCCGACACCCCCGAGGCCCTGGCGGAAGAGGCCCGGCAGGCCGTGGCCGAGGGCTTCGGTACGTTGAAGCTGAAAGTCGCCGGCCGGCCGCTGGACGCCGACGAGGCGCGAGTGAAGGCCGTGCGCGACGCGGTAGGGCCGGACGTAAAGCTCCGGCTGGATGCGAACGGCGGCTGGTCCGAGCCCGACGCGAAGCGCGCCCTGGACCGGCTGGGCTGGTACGGCCTGGAGTTGCTGGAGCAGCCCACGCCGCCGGAGGACCTCGCGGCACTCTGGCGCGTTCAGCGCCGCGCCCCCTGCACGGTGGCGGCGGACGAGTCCCTGGCTTCTCCCGATGCGCTGCGGGCTCTGCTGACGGTGGACCCGTTGCTAGGCGGTGGACCGGCGGTGGGCGCGGTGGTGTTGAAGCCCATGGTGCTGGGCGGACTGTTGCCGTGCCTCGTGGTCGCGATGCGCGCGGCGCGGCTCGGAATGCAGGCCTATGTCACCAGCTCCATTGATGGCGTGGTGGCTCGGGCTGGCGCGGCACATCTCGCGGCGGCACTGCCATCCGGAGCGCTGGCCTCCGGGCTCGCGGTGGGGCGCTTGCTGGCGAAGGAGCCGGAAGGTCATCCGTACCATCCGCAGCGAGGCGTCATTCGCCTGTCGAGCACCCCGGGGCTCGGACTGAACTCCCAGTCACTGGTGTGATGGCTCGACGCACGGGAGCCCAGGGATTGGCCTCCGTTAATGAAGCCCAAGGTGACGGAATGTCGGTCCTGCTGTGTCCCATTCGAGTAGGCGCTCGTCATCAGCCCGAGGCGGAGGCCCTGACGTTCGCGGGCCGCTCCTGGTCCTACGAAGCGCTGGATGCGGAAGTCTCCCGATGGGTGGCCGCACTCGAAGCGGAGGGCGTCGGAGCTTCGGACCGGGTGGCGTCGCTCGCGACGAACCACGTCGCCTCCGTGTGCCTCTTCTGGGCGCTGGGCCGGCTGGGCGCGGTGTTGGCGCCGCTCAATGCCCGGCTCACGTCCGCGGAGCTGGCGCCCATGGTGGAGGACATCCAGCCCCGTTTGAAGCTGGCGCTGGGAACCCTGGTGGAGAGGCTCCCTGGAGCCCGGCCACTCGAGTCCTTCGCGGAGGCTGTCTCCACGGGGTCTTCGACGTGCCAGCCCCTGGAAGAGTCGTCGCCCCGGGTCGTGCTCTTCACCAGCGGGACAACGGGCCGGCCCAAGGGAGCGGTCCTCACAGAAGGCAACTTCCGGGCGTCTTCACGGGCGTCCGCGGCCAACCTGGGGGCGCATCCAGCCCCGCGTTGGCTGGGCACATTGCCGCTCTTCCACGTGGGGGGCATCGCCATGCTCACTCGCACTGCCTACGAGGGAGGCTGCCTCGTCCTGCACGAACGCTTCGACGCCGATGCGGCCAACAGGGCCATCGACGGGGAGGGCGTGTCCCACGCGAGCCTCGTGGCCACGACGCTGGAGCGAGTGCTGGACGCTCGAGGGGACCGGCGCATGCCGGACTCCTTTGCATTGGCGCTGATAGGCGGAGGTCCGGTGCCGGTGCCCCTCCTCGCACGAGCGAGGGCCGCGGGCCTGCGAGCTCTTCAGACGTACGGCCTGACGGAGGCCTGCTCACAAGTAACGACCGAGCGCCCCGACAAAGCGGACGGCCGCACCGCCGGCGTCCCGTTGCCGGGTGTCGAGGTGCGCATCGTCGGCGTGGGGGGCGAAGTCCTCGGCGCAGGGGTGGAGGGCGACATCGAGATACGCGCGCCCACGGTGATGGCCGGGTACTGGCAGCGCCCGGAGGCCACCCATGAGGCGGTTCGGGGCGGCTGGCTGCGCACGAAGGACGTCGGTGTGTTGGATGCTTGGGGGCGGCTCACCGTGCTGTCACGCCGCACGGACCTCATCGTCCGAGGTGGGGAGAACATCTACCCGGCGGAGGTGGAAGCGGTGCTCGTCAATCACCCCGCGGTGCAGGAAGCCGCCGTGGTGGGCTTCCCGGACGACCGCTGGGGCGAAGTGCCCGTGGCCTTCATCGCCCCGCGCCCGGGGCAGTCGCAACCCGGGAAAGAGGCACTGGCGGCGTGGTGCCGTCAGTCCCTGGCGGGCTTCAAGACGCCCGCGCGATTCGTCTGGGTGGACGCGCTGCCTCGCAACGCCATGGGGAAGGTGGAGCGCACCGTCCTGAGACGGCACGCCCTCCGCTGACCCACGGGGGTGGGGCGGGCGCCCTGTCTCAGCACTCCGAGATCGGGTGGCCCCAGGGGTTGGTCCGCGGGAACTGCCGCAGGACGGTGCTCAGCCGGCAGGTGGCCGACACGGTGGTGGCAGCCCCGGAC from Myxococcus xanthus encodes the following:
- a CDS encoding shikimate dehydrogenase → MTPARRVVTLPPTLIGEDAVRFARDGQRRGADVLEIRTDLHAPDAISPEALAAVLPLLVSERGKPLPAPWVAAAWRVDRDLMDASGQQASLAAPPGKLLASHHASRQLSTEEALQLWERELPADALVKHVEPMADPAHLVTLMETQRRMVERFGATRVTVLGMGAVALPTRALLARNNVLDYVAAGGAWVAAPGQRLLDDVVRELRGADRYTVAPPLRLGILGTSIVHSRSPRIHRQPFDRIDLPEDGPVEAVVDALLPHYAGFAVTSPFKLRLAKHTGSSLDAINTLVRRGDRWESFNTDTFGARTVLERLGAREVFVLGDGGATSALRSVAAELSCDLRVLRRADIQAPLTGAGVWTWPDRVPAPDDLRFDGARVAVIAYGAPGRRIAAEIVRRGGTPVLLGAAWFIAQARRQRQLWESAT
- a CDS encoding shikimate kinase gives rise to the protein MDPRLAPGLREAVARPGPSLFPVSGQTVVLAGHRSAGKSRLLPMVARMLARPGLDLDAHLERLHGRPLRRWVAEAPQEFRAAERSALLALPAGGLVAVGGGFLSHHPDALTGLFTLVVPVCFDTYRERLLTDRTRPRLRAEVSLEEELSSVFNEREVLHARVPTVALEDFLRGCLAPEVPL
- the ubiE gene encoding bifunctional demethylmenaquinone methyltransferase/2-methoxy-6-polyprenyl-1,4-benzoquinol methylase UbiE → MTTEVREMFSSIATKYDVTNEVLSFGIHRLWRRSAVRLSTAKEGDRVLDCASGTGDLALAFKRKVGVSGRVVGTDFCPEMLESAPAKAEKAGLQVDFQVADAMDLPFAADSFDVASISFGIRNVDDPVKCLKEMARVVRPGGHVVVLEFGQPTGAFGALFRFYSKTVMPTIGGLLTGNRAAYQYLPKTSASFPAGDKFLELMDQSGAYAAKSAHALTFGTAYVYVGTVR
- the aroF gene encoding 3-deoxy-7-phosphoheptulonate synthase: MGGKRPDEPAGSGRAPGALRVLRVERPEGTRVRVGPVEIGGPGFVVMAGPCAVEGAEQVQHAASVVAAAGAHVLRGGVFKPRTSPYAFQGMGEPGLHVLAEAGRRHGMPIISEVMESAQIPLMEESTDILQVGARNMQNYSLLRALGKVRKPVLLKRGLSATLQEWLLAAEYILDGGNEQVMLCERGIRTFETELRNTLDLAAVAWAKQRSHLPVIVDPSHATGDPALILPMSLAAAAAGADGLLIEVHPKPELAMCDGHQALTPERFETLMRRLPAVLDAVDRHLWRPESPAQVVRAR
- a CDS encoding isochorismate synthase, whose translation is MKTHNPVESQRWVAGMTPLAVVDPLAGADVLGVPTVYWERPLAQDAAAGWGEAAVVEAQDASDIPGVLASLGRAQVRWLGEAPESMPGPWFGGIRFGDSGTVDTAWASHGVTRWTLPEVLVFRTARGVCLVAFAQEGRGGEDLVRSRLERVRACFPEAYRHARGEPVALELRASRPDFEARVQRALDAIASGHLQKVVLARPLDAEGPAPFDVVDVLARLREQNPRCATFLFRAPDDTCFLGATPETLCRVDGQVLETEALAGTAAPGHADGLRGHDKNVREHASVVRYLVTALTPLAEQVSSDAEPALLALKNVVHLRTGFRAELRPGVTPAQVVEALHPTPAVGGTPRERALSFLVEHEGLDRGWYAGPVGWVGPGRAHLMVALRSARVKGAKARLFVGVGLVAGSNADSEWRETEMKSLAMLRALGGGDVVRR
- the menD gene encoding 2-succinyl-5-enolpyruvyl-6-hydroxy-3-cyclohexene-1-carboxylic-acid synthase, giving the protein MSSDANLNVLWARALLEELVRGGVRHAVVCPGSRSSPLALACAGTEGLRTWSVIDERSAGFFALGLAKQSRAPAVVVATSGTAGAHFYPAVIEAALSHVPLVVLTADRPLELQGWGAPQTVPQARFFGEHARFYADLGQPEAHDAALIHMRATVARAVVSAWRTPRGAVQLNVPFREPLAPIAEPFAEASLSALAKSGRAGAPLTRIVPPEPVPDAATLDEVRRKIAATPRGVIVCGPRDETDGFAAAISALSQATGYPVLAESTSQARYGGGPLTLSYYDAMLRHAPFAKAHRPELVLRFGGGLTPKVPQQWLDGSGADIVLFSDGGGLFDPAHRASTVVEGSAVAACEALTRGLARGAGPWARGFLAAEHRVRTALESAFAEQPDILSEPRIAREVVAALPAGAPLFVSSSMPIRDLDAFAPAGTVPLRVLANRGANGIDGIVSSALGMAAAAGRPAVLLTGDLALLHDVGAFVTASRTRVPLTVVAVNNDGGGIFSFLPIAQIAPRDTFETLFGTPHGVDLSHAAALGGARFHRPETPVALRSAVREGLEGGLHLVEVRVDRNANVDEHRRLFARMAASLGEGPWA
- the menH gene encoding 2-succinyl-6-hydroxy-2,4-cyclohexadiene-1-carboxylate synthase — protein: MGVKLAYETWGEGSRPLVLLHGFTGSRRAFDGLRPLLGRDVRAVAVDLPGHGATPLPDQRGREAFVETVDALVALVDSLGQGPVDLLGYSQGARVALAAAVRAPDRFGRLIMESGSPGLHRRQERAARREADGQLAAFIRSRGVDAFVDRWEQLPLFDGLRQLPQERKDALCSQRRACTAEGLAGALECLGLGVQPDFWPALHAQRLPTLLLTGAADSKFTQIARRMATELPVVWRHAFEGCGHAPHLEAPEAYAREVLGFLQTPWYEAPQFDSPMTVSEGRVTS
- a CDS encoding 1,4-dihydroxy-2-naphthoate polyprenyltransferase, with product MSTSVPAPGPLSVKPRPGVKHWVMAARPKTLTAALVPVLVGTGLAFGSGVGRLLPALAALLGAVLIQIGTNFINDYYDFKKGADTHERLGPQRVTQSGLIAPGTVLAGAGVCFALATAVGLYLVAVGGWPIIAIGLASLLCGYAYTGGPFPLGYNGLGDVFVFIFFGLVAVTGTYYVQAGTVDPAAWWAAVPVGASGTMLIVVNNLRDVTTDVKAGKRTLAVRFGTGVGKAEYILLLVLSYATPFAMYALKLASPWVFLSLLSLPLAVPPLQRVLRQEGAALNPALGSTARLQLVFGVLFALGLYLR
- the menC gene encoding o-succinylbenzoate synthase, yielding MRIAQVSLIPLRLELRQPLKTSQGAHAVREGFLVRVLDEEGREGLGEAMPLPAFGTESLEDCGVTLNAWLSELKGQFLGDSVRAIEDTLSPFPPAVARGDGVRIRARQVTPVGPMPAAEHALELALLDLLAQRQGVPLCWLLAEESRTEVAVNALLGADTPEALAEEARQAVAEGFGTLKLKVAGRPLDADEARVKAVRDAVGPDVKLRLDANGGWSEPDAKRALDRLGWYGLELLEQPTPPEDLAALWRVQRRAPCTVAADESLASPDALRALLTVDPLLGGGPAVGAVVLKPMVLGGLLPCLVVAMRAARLGMQAYVTSSIDGVVARAGAAHLAAALPSGALASGLAVGRLLAKEPEGHPYHPQRGVIRLSSTPGLGLNSQSLV
- the menE gene encoding o-succinylbenzoate--CoA ligase is translated as MSVLLCPIRVGARHQPEAEALTFAGRSWSYEALDAEVSRWVAALEAEGVGASDRVASLATNHVASVCLFWALGRLGAVLAPLNARLTSAELAPMVEDIQPRLKLALGTLVERLPGARPLESFAEAVSTGSSTCQPLEESSPRVVLFTSGTTGRPKGAVLTEGNFRASSRASAANLGAHPAPRWLGTLPLFHVGGIAMLTRTAYEGGCLVLHERFDADAANRAIDGEGVSHASLVATTLERVLDARGDRRMPDSFALALIGGGPVPVPLLARARAAGLRALQTYGLTEACSQVTTERPDKADGRTAGVPLPGVEVRIVGVGGEVLGAGVEGDIEIRAPTVMAGYWQRPEATHEAVRGGWLRTKDVGVLDAWGRLTVLSRRTDLIVRGGENIYPAEVEAVLVNHPAVQEAAVVGFPDDRWGEVPVAFIAPRPGQSQPGKEALAAWCRQSLAGFKTPARFVWVDALPRNAMGKVERTVLRRHALR